One segment of Sinorhizobium sp. BG8 DNA contains the following:
- a CDS encoding DUF805 domain-containing protein gives MPAAAEQIPSLTWLFFGWSGRLARVPYALAWAFWVVILSAVLTRMIFTQHQDPSFTIWTVLFLLVGLVASVSSVMLTIKRLHDMNVPAPLVLCLFVPAISFFALIAFVFWPGTAGPNSHGIATNRPKN, from the coding sequence ATGCCAGCGGCGGCGGAGCAGATTCCCAGTCTGACATGGCTGTTCTTCGGCTGGTCGGGCCGGCTGGCACGCGTGCCCTACGCGCTCGCCTGGGCGTTCTGGGTAGTGATCCTCTCCGCCGTTTTGACCCGGATGATCTTCACGCAGCACCAGGATCCGTCCTTCACGATCTGGACGGTGCTGTTCCTCCTGGTCGGTCTCGTGGCCTCCGTCTCGTCCGTCATGCTGACGATCAAGCGGCTGCACGACATGAATGTGCCGGCGCCGCTGGTTCTATGCCTGTTCGTACCCGCCATCTCATTCTTCGCACTGATCGCCTTCGTGTTCTGGCCGGGCACCGCCGGCCCGAACAGCCATGGAATCGCCACCAATCGGCCGAAGAACTGA
- the dapD gene encoding 2,3,4,5-tetrahydropyridine-2,6-dicarboxylate N-succinyltransferase, whose amino-acid sequence MNSSDLASLSAAIERAFENRETVTTATRGEVRDAVEAALNLLDTGKVRVAERGSDGVWTVNQWLKKAVLLSFRLNAMEIIKGGPGDSVWWDKVPSKFDGWSVNEFEKAGFRAVPNCVVRRSAYIAPNAILMPSFVNLGAYVGEGTMVDTWATVGSCAQIGKHVHLSGGVGIGGVLEPMQAGPTIIEDNCFIGARSEVVEGCIVREGSVLGMGVFIGKSTKIVDRATGEITYGEVPPYSVVVAGSLPSTNVMGNGQPAPNLYCAVIVKRVDEKTRSKTGINELLRD is encoded by the coding sequence ATGAACAGCTCCGATCTGGCATCCCTATCCGCCGCCATCGAACGTGCATTCGAGAACCGTGAGACCGTAACGACCGCGACGCGCGGCGAAGTTCGCGATGCAGTCGAGGCGGCGCTGAACCTGCTCGACACCGGCAAGGTGCGCGTGGCCGAGCGCGGAAGCGATGGCGTCTGGACCGTCAATCAGTGGCTGAAGAAGGCGGTTCTGCTCTCCTTCCGCCTGAACGCCATGGAAATCATCAAGGGCGGCCCTGGCGATTCCGTCTGGTGGGACAAGGTCCCTTCGAAGTTCGACGGCTGGAGCGTAAACGAGTTCGAGAAGGCCGGGTTCCGGGCGGTGCCGAACTGCGTGGTGCGGCGTTCCGCCTACATTGCGCCGAACGCGATCCTCATGCCCTCCTTCGTCAACCTCGGCGCCTATGTCGGTGAAGGCACGATGGTCGACACCTGGGCGACCGTCGGTTCGTGCGCGCAGATCGGCAAGCACGTTCACCTGTCCGGCGGCGTCGGCATCGGCGGCGTTCTTGAGCCGATGCAGGCGGGCCCGACCATCATTGAGGACAACTGCTTCATCGGAGCCCGCTCGGAAGTGGTCGAGGGCTGCATCGTGCGCGAGGGCTCGGTCCTTGGCATGGGCGTCTTCATCGGCAAGTCGACCAAGATCGTCGATCGCGCAACCGGCGAAATCACCTATGGCGAAGTCCCTCCCTATTCTGTCGTGGTCGCGGGCTCTCTGCCTTCGACAAACGTGATGGGCAACGGCCAGCCCGCTCCGAACCTCTACTGCGCCGTCATCGTCAAGCGCGTGGACGAAAAGACCCGCTCGAAGACCGGTATCAACGAGCTGCTTCGGGACTGA
- a CDS encoding LOG family protein has translation MARLKKKNLRRKDGVWDPLADSAADRNRASAIPQTPQSMSPAYRLAYADDDFLCSEELRPVRLQLELMKVEMRLAERGIKSTVVMFGGARIPAPGMHAWAARNEVQRQNLEAASIYYEEARKFAKLCSARSAEHGFKEYVVVTGGGPGVMEAGNRGAAEAGAPSIGLNIVLPHEQAPNEYVTPELSFNFHYFAIRKMHFLLRAKAVAVFPGGFGTLDELFEAVTLMQTGRMALVPLILFGEAFWRKIIDFEALAAFGTIAPNDIELLQFVETAEEAWDVIVKFYEHLDAENGAENGAAK, from the coding sequence ATGGCAAGATTGAAGAAGAAGAACCTTCGCCGCAAAGATGGCGTATGGGACCCGCTGGCAGACAGTGCCGCCGACCGAAACCGGGCATCCGCCATCCCCCAAACCCCGCAATCGATGTCGCCGGCCTATCGCCTCGCCTATGCAGACGACGATTTCCTTTGCAGCGAGGAGCTTCGCCCCGTTCGCCTCCAGCTCGAGCTGATGAAGGTCGAGATGCGGCTCGCAGAACGTGGCATCAAGTCCACGGTGGTGATGTTCGGCGGCGCGCGTATTCCTGCACCCGGCATGCATGCCTGGGCGGCGCGCAACGAGGTGCAGCGGCAGAACCTCGAAGCGGCCTCGATCTATTATGAAGAGGCCCGCAAGTTCGCGAAGCTCTGCTCTGCCCGCTCGGCGGAACATGGGTTCAAGGAGTATGTCGTCGTAACCGGCGGTGGCCCCGGGGTGATGGAGGCAGGAAATCGCGGCGCGGCGGAAGCCGGAGCCCCGTCGATCGGGCTCAACATCGTATTGCCGCACGAGCAGGCGCCGAACGAGTACGTCACACCCGAACTGAGCTTCAATTTCCACTACTTCGCCATCCGCAAGATGCACTTCCTGCTGCGTGCGAAAGCCGTGGCGGTCTTTCCTGGCGGGTTCGGAACGCTCGACGAGCTCTTCGAGGCCGTCACGCTGATGCAGACCGGCCGCATGGCCCTCGTGCCCCTGATCCTGTTCGGCGAGGCCTTCTGGCGCAAGATCATCGACTTCGAGGCGCTCGCGGCATTCGGGACAATCGCTCCCAATGATATCGAGCTGCTGCAGTTCGTCGAAACGGCAGAGGAAGCCTGGGACGTGATCGTGAAGTTCTACGAGCACCTGGATGCCGAAAACGGCGCGGAAAACGGCGCCGCCAAGTAG
- a CDS encoding pyrimidine 5'-nucleotidase — translation MTDLPEKADFAHVRDWVFDLDNTLYPHHVDLFSQIDRNMTAYVSQLLGLEREDARALQKRYYNDHGTTLKGLMIHHGIDPSDFLERAHAIDYNVLSPDIELGEAIKALPGRKFIFTNGSVRHAEMAARALGILDHFDDIFDIVAADYVPKPAGDTYDKFMALHRVDTTHAAMFEDLPRNLLVPKTLGMKTVLLLPKEQNQTFIEAWETLSDEDKHVDYTTSDLTGFLRHLL, via the coding sequence ATGACAGACCTTCCGGAAAAAGCCGATTTCGCTCACGTGCGCGACTGGGTATTCGACCTCGACAACACCCTTTATCCGCACCATGTCGATCTCTTCTCGCAAATCGACCGCAACATGACCGCCTACGTGTCCCAGTTGCTGGGGCTTGAACGCGAAGACGCGCGCGCGCTGCAGAAGCGCTACTACAACGATCACGGCACCACGCTGAAGGGCCTGATGATCCATCACGGCATCGACCCGTCCGACTTTCTCGAAAGGGCGCATGCGATCGACTACAACGTTCTGTCTCCCGACATCGAGCTGGGAGAGGCGATTAAGGCGCTGCCGGGCCGCAAGTTCATCTTCACCAACGGCAGCGTGCGACATGCCGAGATGGCCGCGCGGGCACTTGGCATTCTCGACCATTTCGACGACATCTTCGACATCGTTGCCGCGGACTATGTGCCGAAGCCAGCAGGCGATACCTACGACAAATTCATGGCGCTGCATCGCGTGGACACCACCCATGCCGCCATGTTCGAGGACCTGCCGCGCAACCTGCTCGTGCCGAAGACGCTCGGCATGAAGACCGTCCTGCTCCTGCCGAAAGAACAGAACCAAACCTTCATCGAGGCTTGGGAAACGCTCTCGGACGAGGACAAGCACGTCGACTACACCACGTCCGATCTGACGGGGTTCCTCCGGCACTTGCTGTAA
- a CDS encoding EamA family transporter: MEPWIAITIAAAFLQNLRSALQKHLRTSLGTTGASFVRFGFGFPLAIAYVMGLHHFAGYAFPVLNPGFVFWSVVGGLAQIFATILLVYLFSLRNFAVGTAYSKTEPVQAAIFGLILLGERLTPGAVAAIIVGVFGVMMISVARVPLSWRNLFAALAGRTALIGIASGAVFGISAVAYRSAALSLDGPNPIMQAAVTLACVTTFQTLFMLVWMLVKDPSEIGRVARSWRSSSLVGCAGVMGSACWFTAMALQQVAYVRALGQIELLFTFAASIFVFRERINRMEVAGCVLIVTGILFLLMWK, from the coding sequence ATGGAACCCTGGATTGCCATCACCATCGCCGCCGCCTTCCTGCAGAACCTCAGATCCGCTCTGCAGAAGCATCTTCGCACCTCGCTCGGAACGACCGGGGCGAGCTTTGTGCGGTTCGGCTTCGGCTTTCCACTTGCGATTGCCTACGTCATGGGCCTGCATCACTTCGCCGGCTACGCATTTCCCGTGCTGAACCCGGGCTTTGTATTCTGGTCGGTGGTGGGCGGACTGGCGCAGATCTTCGCGACCATCCTGCTCGTCTACCTGTTCTCGCTGCGCAATTTTGCCGTCGGCACCGCCTATTCGAAAACCGAGCCGGTGCAGGCGGCGATCTTCGGGCTCATCCTGCTCGGCGAGCGCCTGACGCCCGGCGCGGTGGCGGCGATCATCGTCGGCGTGTTCGGCGTAATGATGATCTCCGTCGCGCGGGTGCCGCTTTCCTGGCGAAACCTCTTTGCTGCCCTTGCCGGACGCACGGCGCTGATCGGCATCGCCTCGGGCGCTGTCTTTGGGATATCCGCCGTCGCGTACCGCTCGGCGGCGCTTTCGCTCGACGGCCCGAACCCGATCATGCAGGCAGCCGTCACGCTCGCCTGCGTTACGACCTTCCAGACGCTCTTCATGCTCGTCTGGATGCTCGTCAAGGATCCGTCCGAGATCGGGCGGGTCGCCCGCTCCTGGCGCTCATCCTCACTCGTGGGGTGCGCGGGTGTCATGGGGTCCGCCTGCTGGTTCACCGCCATGGCATTGCAGCAGGTGGCCTATGTGCGCGCACTCGGGCAGATCGAGTTGCTCTTTACCTTCGCGGCATCGATCTTCGTTTTCCGTGAGCGGATAAATCGCATGGAAGTTGCCGGATGCGTCCTGATCGTCACTGGCATCCTTTTCCTGCTCATGTGGAAGTGA
- a CDS encoding trifunctional transcriptional activator/DNA repair protein Ada/methylated-DNA--[protein]-cysteine S-methyltransferase, which yields MLFDLPDDDTLYDALVARSDAYEGRAYVCVTTTGIFCRLTCPARKPLKQNTFFCSSIGTCMAAGFRACKRCRPVDGVKGRDETVDTVLAAFEREPEKRWTEEHIVAMGLDPSTVRRAFKRTLGTTFLDYARHRRLGLAARHLAEGGRVIEAQFEAGYESPSGFRTAFARLVGKAPAMSSGNDLLFADWMETPLGPMVMVGDKTHLHLLEFHDRKALPAELKALQAKTKANVVSGRTQPIEQMEEELKAYFAGQSAEFRTPLALAGSEFEKKVWRKLLEIPIGETRSYGDIARELDTIEVVRAVARANGANRIAIVIPCHRCIGSDGSLTGYGGGLWRKQWLLRHEGKMRPVGLFAEG from the coding sequence ATGCTATTTGACCTGCCAGACGACGACACTCTCTACGATGCACTTGTGGCGCGCAGCGACGCCTATGAGGGCCGGGCCTATGTGTGTGTCACGACGACCGGTATCTTCTGCCGGCTGACCTGCCCAGCCCGCAAACCCCTGAAGCAGAATACCTTCTTCTGTTCCTCGATCGGAACCTGCATGGCCGCCGGTTTCCGGGCCTGCAAGCGTTGCCGTCCGGTGGATGGGGTCAAGGGGCGGGACGAGACGGTCGACACGGTGCTCGCGGCATTCGAGCGGGAGCCGGAGAAGCGATGGACCGAGGAACACATCGTGGCCATGGGGCTCGATCCCTCCACCGTAAGGCGCGCCTTCAAGCGGACACTCGGAACGACCTTTCTCGACTATGCGCGCCATCGCCGCCTCGGCCTTGCCGCGCGTCATCTGGCCGAAGGCGGTCGCGTCATTGAAGCGCAGTTCGAGGCAGGCTATGAATCGCCAAGCGGCTTTCGGACCGCTTTTGCCCGGCTTGTCGGAAAGGCGCCTGCCATGTCATCCGGAAACGACCTGCTCTTCGCCGACTGGATGGAGACGCCGCTCGGGCCGATGGTGATGGTTGGCGACAAGACGCACCTCCACCTTCTCGAGTTCCACGACCGCAAGGCCCTGCCTGCTGAACTGAAGGCGCTGCAGGCGAAGACCAAGGCCAACGTGGTTTCAGGCCGCACGCAACCCATCGAGCAGATGGAAGAGGAATTGAAGGCCTATTTCGCCGGCCAGTCCGCGGAGTTCCGTACGCCGCTTGCACTCGCCGGCAGCGAGTTCGAAAAGAAAGTGTGGCGCAAGCTCCTGGAGATTCCCATTGGCGAGACCAGGTCCTATGGCGACATCGCACGTGAGCTCGACACGATAGAGGTCGTCCGGGCGGTTGCGCGCGCGAACGGCGCGAACCGGATCGCCATCGTCATTCCCTGCCATCGTTGCATCGGATCGGACGGATCGCTGACGGGGTATGGCGGCGGGCTATGGCGCAAGCAGTGGCTGTTGCGCCACGAGGGTAAAATGCGGCCGGTTGGCCTTTTCGCGGAAGGGTAG
- a CDS encoding isocitrate lyase/phosphoenolpyruvate mutase family protein: protein MKHGEKAEAFQDLHRKGDPLVLYNIWDAGSAKAVAGAGAKAIATGSWSVAAANGYPDGEAVPLSHLVDIARTIVHATDLPVTIDFEGGYSAEPGEVASNAGRLIDAGAVGINFEDQVVGGAGIHKVENQVARIGAIRSTAEGKRIPFFINARTDLFLQESDASLHPALVDAAIERGRAYSDAGASGFFVPGLVDPASISRICEAVPLPVNVMMKTGAPDVASLAKLGVARVSYGPGPYRAMIEWLGRQAAAIYAGA, encoded by the coding sequence ATGAAGCACGGTGAGAAGGCCGAGGCGTTTCAGGATCTGCATCGAAAGGGCGATCCGCTGGTGCTCTACAATATCTGGGACGCAGGTAGTGCAAAGGCCGTTGCGGGGGCCGGGGCGAAGGCGATTGCGACGGGAAGCTGGTCGGTCGCCGCCGCCAACGGCTATCCGGACGGTGAAGCCGTTCCGCTGTCCCACCTTGTCGACATCGCCCGCACCATCGTGCATGCGACCGATCTCCCCGTTACCATCGATTTCGAGGGCGGCTACTCGGCGGAACCGGGCGAAGTCGCATCAAACGCCGGGCGCCTCATCGATGCCGGTGCGGTCGGGATCAACTTCGAGGATCAGGTCGTCGGCGGCGCGGGAATCCATAAGGTCGAGAACCAGGTTGCGCGCATCGGCGCAATCCGCTCGACGGCCGAGGGCAAGCGCATCCCCTTCTTCATCAATGCACGCACCGACCTTTTCCTTCAGGAGTCGGATGCTTCCCTGCATCCGGCGCTCGTCGATGCGGCGATCGAACGGGGCAGGGCATATTCGGATGCGGGCGCGAGCGGCTTCTTCGTGCCGGGACTGGTCGACCCCGCCTCGATTTCCCGCATCTGCGAGGCCGTACCGCTTCCTGTGAACGTCATGATGAAGACTGGCGCGCCGGATGTGGCTTCGCTGGCCAAGCTCGGCGTTGCCCGCGTCAGTTATGGGCCGGGCCCCTACCGGGCGATGATCGAATGGTTGGGCCGACAGGCAGCCGCGATCTACGCGGGCGCTTGA
- the argB gene encoding acetylglutamate kinase, translating into MSESESETQARLLAQALPFMQRYENKTIVVKYGGHAMGNPELGKAFASDIALLKQSGVNPIVVHGGGPQIGAMLAKMGIESKFEGGLRVTDQKTVEIVEMVLAGSINKEIVALINQTGEWAIGLCGKDGNMVFAEKAKKTVIDPDSNIERVLDLGYVGEVVEVDRTLIDLLAKSEMIPVIAPVAPGRDGNTYNINADTFAGAIAGALNATRLLFLTDVPGVLDKQGQLIKELSVAQARALIKDGTISGGMIPKVETCIDAIKAGVQGVVILNGKTSHSVLLEIFTEGGAGTLIVS; encoded by the coding sequence ATGTCCGAATCCGAAAGCGAAACCCAGGCCCGTCTTCTCGCCCAGGCCCTGCCCTTCATGCAGCGCTACGAGAACAAGACGATCGTGGTGAAGTATGGCGGGCACGCCATGGGCAACCCGGAACTCGGAAAGGCTTTCGCGAGCGACATCGCGCTCCTGAAGCAATCCGGTGTCAACCCGATCGTCGTTCACGGCGGCGGCCCGCAGATCGGCGCCATGCTGGCCAAGATGGGCATCGAATCGAAGTTCGAGGGCGGGCTGCGCGTCACCGACCAGAAGACGGTAGAGATCGTCGAAATGGTTCTCGCTGGCTCCATCAACAAGGAAATCGTGGCGCTCATCAACCAGACCGGCGAATGGGCGATCGGGCTCTGCGGAAAAGACGGCAACATGGTCTTCGCCGAGAAGGCGAAGAAGACCGTTATCGATCCCGACAGCAACATCGAGCGCGTTCTCGATCTCGGCTATGTCGGGGAAGTCGTCGAAGTCGACCGCACACTGATCGACCTGCTGGCGAAATCCGAGATGATCCCGGTGATTGCGCCCGTAGCACCCGGCCGTGACGGCAACACCTACAACATCAATGCAGACACGTTCGCCGGCGCGATCGCCGGTGCGCTGAACGCCACGCGCCTGCTCTTCCTCACCGACGTTCCCGGCGTACTCGACAAGCAGGGGCAACTGATCAAGGAACTCTCGGTCGCCCAGGCACGCGCGCTCATCAAGGACGGCACGATTTCGGGCGGCATGATTCCGAAGGTCGAGACCTGCATCGATGCGATCAAGGCAGGCGTGCAGGGCGTCGTCATCCTGAACGGCAAGACCTCGCATTCCGTGCTGCTCGAAATCTTCACCGAAGGCGGCGCCGGCACTCTCATCGTTTCCTGA
- a CDS encoding sigma factor-like helix-turn-helix DNA-binding protein has product MATKLDEAYDASDLLATSEESAELRWDGRRIETCMQELETDRSSAFRCAYVEGLKDETLADVYGVPLNTTRTWLQRSLL; this is encoded by the coding sequence GTGGCAACAAAGTTGGATGAGGCCTATGATGCCTCCGATCTGCTCGCAACTTCGGAGGAAAGTGCGGAGCTGCGATGGGATGGACGCCGGATAGAAACCTGCATGCAGGAGCTGGAGACGGACAGATCGTCCGCTTTCCGATGTGCCTATGTGGAAGGTCTGAAGGATGAGACACTGGCGGATGTTTACGGCGTTCCGCTGAACACGACGCGAACCTGGCTTCAGCGAAGCCTGTTGTAA
- a CDS encoding anti-sigma factor, protein MTASDREMGDFRRDEVIAGEYVLGVLSEEDRRKVEVRLASDRNFAAMVNRWAENLSSFNDDYETIAPPQGLYRPFESRIFAPTAGDALMTVPGKVGFWNSLIFWRSIAFASVAAAAGFGIVAGSLLSPQHTSSPLVAELTGDANDISLMAFYDTGTGALKLTPVAAAKETKKSLEVWLVEEGRPPVSLGVLPQTGEGKLSVPQAVRRKVATGAVLAVSVEPLGGSPTGAATGPIIASGKTRSF, encoded by the coding sequence ATGACGGCGTCCGACAGAGAAATGGGAGACTTCCGCCGTGACGAAGTGATCGCGGGGGAGTACGTGCTTGGTGTCCTCTCCGAGGAAGACCGACGCAAGGTCGAGGTACGTCTCGCGAGCGACCGGAACTTCGCCGCGATGGTCAATCGCTGGGCGGAAAATCTCTCGAGCTTCAACGATGACTACGAGACCATTGCCCCCCCGCAGGGCCTCTATCGGCCGTTCGAGTCGCGCATTTTCGCGCCGACTGCGGGTGATGCGCTGATGACGGTGCCAGGCAAGGTAGGTTTCTGGAACTCCCTGATCTTCTGGCGCTCCATTGCCTTTGCCTCGGTCGCCGCGGCGGCGGGGTTCGGAATTGTCGCGGGCAGCCTCCTTTCTCCGCAGCACACAAGCTCGCCCCTCGTCGCCGAACTGACGGGCGATGCAAACGACATCAGCCTCATGGCCTTTTATGACACCGGCACGGGAGCACTGAAGCTGACGCCGGTTGCCGCCGCGAAGGAGACAAAGAAGTCTCTGGAGGTCTGGTTGGTGGAAGAGGGGAGGCCTCCGGTCTCTCTCGGCGTTCTTCCGCAAACGGGTGAGGGCAAGCTCTCGGTCCCACAGGCGGTGCGCCGCAAGGTCGCGACAGGTGCTGTGCTTGCAGTAAGCGTCGAGCCGCTCGGCGGCTCGCCAACTGGCGCGGCAACCGGTCCAATCATCGCTTCCGGCAAGACTCGCAGCTTCTGA
- a CDS encoding DUF1269 domain-containing protein has product MSDLIVIGFDKTDEADKVLLKLNSLKKEYLVDLEDAVVVVRDEQGKVHLKQSMNLTAIGASSGLLSGAIWGGLVGLLFLNPLAGFALGGAIGAGAGALSGSLADYGIDDDFIKSLGATIPNNSSALFVLVRKVQPEKVLAEFEGLRGKVLKTSLSPEQEKQLQEALSDPTTASPPAGTF; this is encoded by the coding sequence ATGTCAGATCTGATCGTCATAGGCTTCGACAAGACGGATGAAGCCGACAAGGTCCTGCTGAAGCTTAACAGTCTCAAGAAGGAATATCTGGTCGACCTGGAAGACGCGGTGGTGGTCGTGCGCGACGAACAAGGGAAGGTCCATCTCAAGCAGAGCATGAACCTGACGGCCATCGGAGCTTCGTCCGGCCTTCTTTCGGGCGCCATCTGGGGCGGCCTCGTCGGTTTGCTCTTCCTCAATCCGCTGGCCGGCTTTGCACTCGGAGGCGCCATCGGCGCGGGGGCAGGCGCCCTTTCCGGATCGCTCGCCGACTACGGCATAGACGACGACTTCATCAAATCGCTCGGAGCGACGATCCCCAACAACTCGTCCGCGCTCTTCGTGCTGGTCCGCAAGGTGCAGCCCGAGAAGGTGCTCGCAGAGTTCGAGGGCCTGAGAGGAAAGGTCCTGAAGACGTCGCTCTCCCCCGAGCAGGAGAAGCAGCTTCAGGAAGCCCTGTCGGATCCGACGACCGCCTCGCCGCCGGCCGGAACATTCTGA
- the yihA gene encoding ribosome biogenesis GTP-binding protein YihA/YsxC: MTEKSTPDQKPLFGRPWIFIRGVPSMKFLPPEGPPEVAFAGRSNVGKSSLINALVGHKGLARTSNTPGRTQELNYFVPDGYSGAEGDLPPMALVDMPGYGYAQAPKDQVDAWTKLVFDYLRGRSTLKRVYVLIDSRHGIKKNDEEVFDLLDKAAVSYQLVLTKVDKIKTAGVPRLIAETLEKIRKRPAAYPEVLATSSEKSQGLETLRAAIETTIGR; encoded by the coding sequence ATGACCGAGAAGAGCACGCCCGACCAGAAGCCGCTGTTCGGCCGGCCCTGGATCTTCATCCGCGGCGTGCCGTCGATGAAGTTCCTTCCGCCCGAGGGGCCGCCGGAAGTCGCGTTCGCCGGGCGCTCCAACGTCGGAAAGTCGTCGCTGATCAATGCGCTGGTCGGACACAAGGGACTGGCCCGGACATCGAACACGCCCGGCCGGACGCAGGAACTGAACTACTTCGTGCCCGACGGATATTCCGGCGCGGAGGGGGATCTGCCGCCCATGGCGCTCGTCGACATGCCAGGCTACGGCTACGCTCAGGCTCCCAAAGACCAGGTCGATGCCTGGACAAAGCTCGTCTTCGACTATCTGCGCGGCCGCTCGACACTGAAGCGCGTCTATGTGCTGATCGACAGCCGCCACGGCATCAAGAAGAACGACGAAGAAGTCTTTGACCTGCTGGACAAGGCCGCCGTGTCCTACCAGCTCGTGTTGACGAAGGTCGACAAGATCAAGACTGCGGGCGTTCCCCGGCTGATCGCCGAGACGCTCGAGAAGATCCGCAAGCGGCCGGCCGCCTATCCGGAAGTGCTCGCGACATCCTCCGAGAAGTCGCAGGGGCTGGAAACGCTTCGCGCCGCGATCGAGACGACGATCGGGCGCTGA
- a CDS encoding DMT family transporter, whose translation MSPSPALVSNKRPETQGQGVGAALVLASAIVWSFGGTLARFLHVEDGWTIVFWRSLFAAIFLFGFMLLRDGVAGTRRLFQDMGWPGVAVGLCFATASTSFILALAYTTVANILLIQASVPLIAALLSWLLFRERIAMQTWVAIAVVITGVCIMVSGSMTGEVSPIGDALALLIAFAFASATVITRRYSHVRMTPAVFFGTIVAATFAASQSSGLGVDGRELAILMVFGAFNFGLGLALFVTGARLVPSAVAALLSTAETVLAPVWVAIIHSEIPSTRTVIGGTIVLVALLGYLLLEVWQQRRTGPVRIVSGPEA comes from the coding sequence ATGTCTCCATCTCCCGCACTGGTTTCCAACAAGAGGCCGGAAACGCAAGGTCAGGGGGTCGGTGCAGCACTCGTTCTCGCCTCGGCGATCGTCTGGAGCTTCGGCGGCACACTGGCACGCTTTCTCCATGTCGAGGACGGCTGGACGATCGTGTTCTGGCGGTCGCTCTTCGCCGCCATCTTCCTTTTCGGGTTCATGCTGTTGAGGGACGGAGTTGCGGGCACCCGCCGGCTCTTCCAGGACATGGGCTGGCCGGGAGTGGCCGTCGGGCTCTGTTTCGCCACGGCCTCGACCTCGTTCATCCTGGCGCTCGCCTATACGACGGTCGCAAACATCCTTCTCATCCAGGCGAGCGTGCCGCTCATTGCCGCGCTGCTCTCGTGGCTCCTGTTCCGCGAGCGGATCGCAATGCAGACCTGGGTCGCCATCGCTGTCGTCATTACAGGCGTGTGCATCATGGTGTCCGGGTCGATGACGGGAGAGGTCTCACCGATCGGTGATGCGCTCGCGCTGCTGATCGCATTCGCCTTTGCCTCGGCCACCGTGATCACGCGGCGGTATTCACACGTTCGAATGACGCCGGCCGTCTTCTTCGGGACCATCGTCGCCGCCACCTTTGCGGCGAGCCAGTCGTCCGGTCTCGGCGTCGACGGTCGGGAACTGGCCATCCTCATGGTGTTCGGAGCCTTCAATTTTGGCCTCGGACTGGCCTTGTTCGTTACCGGCGCCCGGCTCGTCCCCTCCGCGGTCGCAGCTCTTCTCAGCACTGCCGAGACCGTGCTGGCCCCGGTCTGGGTCGCCATCATCCATTCCGAAATCCCGAGTACCCGCACCGTCATCGGCGGCACCATCGTGCTTGTCGCCCTGCTCGGCTACCTGCTGCTGGAGGTGTGGCAGCAACGCCGTACTGGCCCGGTTCGCATCGTATCGGGACCTGAAGCTTGA